In the genome of Candidatus Eisenbacteria bacterium, the window GGACTGTGCCAGGTCGAACCCCGCCTGTCCGTGGGCGATGACCAAAAGCAAGGCGGCGGCCACGATCGCCCCCGCGACCTGGGCGGCGATATAGGCCGGAATGTCCTTTGCCGGAAACCGCCCGCCGGCCCAAAGCCCCACGGTGACGGCAGGATTGAGGTGGCATCCCGAGATATGGCCCAGCGAGTAGGCCATCGTGAGCACGGTCAGGCCGAAGGCAAGCGAAACCCCGAGCAGT includes:
- a CDS encoding aquaporin, which translates into the protein MHIARRSAAEALGTFWLVFGGCGSAVLAAGFPDVGIGLLGVSLAFGLTVLTMAYSLGHISGCHLNPAVTVGLWAGGRFPAKDIPAYIAAQVAGAIVAAALLLVIAHGQAGFDLAQS